In Jaculus jaculus isolate mJacJac1 chromosome 11, mJacJac1.mat.Y.cur, whole genome shotgun sequence, the following proteins share a genomic window:
- the Arl9 gene encoding ADP-ribosylation factor-like protein 9, with the protein MWLIHNILPGSLPSPRRPRGPASPGKDDSAAHALGTYVSSARPHLPSLPGRRAGAGSRREEKRSDPEEPEERRQGPGTDGGSGALARTPPPPEKNKQVLVLGLDGAGKTSVLSSLASNRVQHSVAPTQGFNVVCINTDDRQMEFLEIGGSEPFRSYWEMCLPRGWLLIFVVDSADHSRLPEARKYLHQLVEANPVLPLVVFAHKQDLEAAYHITDIHDALALSEVGNDRKLFLFGTQVTHNGSEIPSTMQDAKDLIAHLAENV; encoded by the exons atgtggcttattcacaatatcct GccgggctccctcccctcccctcggcGCCCTCGCGGTCCCGCCTCCCCCGGGAAGGACGACTCGGCGGCCCACGCCCTGGGCACCTACGTGTCCAGTGCGCGGCCACACCTGCCCAGCCTGCCGGGCCgccgggcgggggcgggg agcagaagggaggagaagaggagcgACCCCGAGGAGCCCGAAGAGCGACGCCAGGGCCCGGGGACGGACGGCGGCAGCGGCGCGCTGGCCAGGACCCCGCCGCCGCCG GAGAAAAATAAGCAGGTCCTGGTACTAGGCCTGGATGGAGCAGGAAAAACCAGCGTCCTCTCCTCCCTGGCTTCGAACAGAGTCCAGCACAGCGTGGCCCCCACCCAAGGCTTCAATGTCGTCTGCATCAACACTGACGACAGGCAGATGGAGTTCCTGGaaa TTGGTGGCAGTGAACCTTTCCGTTCCTACTGGGAGATGTGCCTGCCCCGGGGATGGCTGCTCATTTTTGTGGTGGACTCCgcagatcacagcagattacccGAAGCAAGGAAATACCTACATCAACTAGTTGAAGCAAACCCAGTCCTCCCTCTGGTCGTGTTTGCACACAAAcag GATCTCGAAGCAGCCTATCACATTACAGACATCCACGACGCTTTGGCCTTGTCTGAAGTGGGAAACGACAGGAAGCTGTTCTTGTTTGGGACTCAGGTGACTCACAATGGCTCAGAGATACCCTCCACCATGCAAGATGCCAAAGACCTGATCGCACATCTGGCCGAGAATGTGTAG